The Eleutherodactylus coqui strain aEleCoq1 chromosome 6, aEleCoq1.hap1, whole genome shotgun sequence genome window below encodes:
- the LOC136633395 gene encoding high affinity immunoglobulin gamma Fc receptor I-like isoform X1, whose product MAVTMNARSLLFLTLLTVENVGAVLSPMVTFNPDWNKIFKGESVNMTCDVDPTAEEDVTYHWFKDSNYVDSGKTYSISSAQPSHSGNYQCQSSSGDKSDPVRLEVYNGYVILQAPPYVYEGDNLTLRCHHYPGYPAGQTIFYKNAVVIKNWGPEDELHIKNVDVTSSSKYKCSKKVKHHLIYYTHTDEISVSVQELFSIPTITVKPLSVTEGDHMTLTCHTKLSLLRLTTVLQFAFYQDGRNIQEFGSSNNYDIPSATLKDSGDYKCEVKTSNPIMKKMSAAFTIQVRKNSEHDKGTSHFATIVSVISLVFILVLAGVYGTRNFLPYNIYQPLKAVSEESDDKTENICVDLDTSNRWQGSSQNPHKANYLVTEEYFIV is encoded by the exons ATGGCAGTCACCATGAATGCAAGATCACTGCTATTCCTTACAT TGTTGACGGTGGAAAATGTAG GAGCAGTACTCAGCCCCATGGTGACTTTTAACCCAGACTGGAACAAGATATTCAAAGGAGAGTCTGTAAATATGACCTGTGATGTGGACCCTACTGCAGAAGAAGATGTCACATATCACTGGTTCAAAGACAGTAACTATGTAGACTCAGGAAAAACATATTCAATATCATCTGCACAACCATCCCACAGCGGAAACTACCAATGCCAGAGCAGCAGTGGGGATAAAAGTGACCCTGTCAGACTCGAAGTCTATAACG GCTATGTTATCTTACAGGCACCGCCATATGTTTATGAAGGAGACAACCTCACTCTGCGATGCCACCATTACCCTGGATATCCAGCAGGGCAGACTATATTTTACAAGAACGCTGTGGTTATAAAAAACTGGGGTCCTGAGGATGAATTACATATTAAGAATGTCGACGTGACATCCAGTAGCAAATATAAATGTAGCAAGAAGGTCAAACACCAtctaatatattatacacacacagatgaaaTCTCTGTTTCAGTTCAAG AACTATTCTCCATCCCAACAATAACAGTGAAACCCCTATCAGTAACAGAAGGTGACCACATGACCCTGACATGTCACACAAAGCTTAGCCTCCTCAGGCTGACCACGGTACTGCAGTTTGCCTTCTACCAAGATGGACGGAATATTCAGGAGTTCGGCTCATCCAATAACTATGATATTCCATCTGCAACACTGAAGGATTCTGGGGATTATAAGTGTGAAGTCAAGACATCTAACCCCATAATGAAGAAGATGAGTGCAGCATTCACTATACAAGTGAGAAAGAATAGTGAGCACG ACAAAGGGACAAGTCACTTTGCTACAATAGTTTCTGTGATTTCACTGGTCTTCATCCTCGTCCTTGCTGGCGTGTATGGAACAAGAAATTTTCTACCTTATAACATCTACCAGCCCTTAAAAG CCGTATCTGAAGAGTCTGATGATAAAACTGAGAATATCTGTGTAGACCTGGACACAAGTAACAGATGGCAAG
- the LOC136633395 gene encoding high affinity immunoglobulin gamma Fc receptor I-like isoform X2: MVTFNPDWNKIFKGESVNMTCDVDPTAEEDVTYHWFKDSNYVDSGKTYSISSAQPSHSGNYQCQSSSGDKSDPVRLEVYNGYVILQAPPYVYEGDNLTLRCHHYPGYPAGQTIFYKNAVVIKNWGPEDELHIKNVDVTSSSKYKCSKKVKHHLIYYTHTDEISVSVQELFSIPTITVKPLSVTEGDHMTLTCHTKLSLLRLTTVLQFAFYQDGRNIQEFGSSNNYDIPSATLKDSGDYKCEVKTSNPIMKKMSAAFTIQVRKNSEHDKGTSHFATIVSVISLVFILVLAGVYGTRNFLPYNIYQPLKAVSEESDDKTENICVDLDTSNRWQGSSQNPHKANYLVTEEYFIV, translated from the exons ATGGTGACTTTTAACCCAGACTGGAACAAGATATTCAAAGGAGAGTCTGTAAATATGACCTGTGATGTGGACCCTACTGCAGAAGAAGATGTCACATATCACTGGTTCAAAGACAGTAACTATGTAGACTCAGGAAAAACATATTCAATATCATCTGCACAACCATCCCACAGCGGAAACTACCAATGCCAGAGCAGCAGTGGGGATAAAAGTGACCCTGTCAGACTCGAAGTCTATAACG GCTATGTTATCTTACAGGCACCGCCATATGTTTATGAAGGAGACAACCTCACTCTGCGATGCCACCATTACCCTGGATATCCAGCAGGGCAGACTATATTTTACAAGAACGCTGTGGTTATAAAAAACTGGGGTCCTGAGGATGAATTACATATTAAGAATGTCGACGTGACATCCAGTAGCAAATATAAATGTAGCAAGAAGGTCAAACACCAtctaatatattatacacacacagatgaaaTCTCTGTTTCAGTTCAAG AACTATTCTCCATCCCAACAATAACAGTGAAACCCCTATCAGTAACAGAAGGTGACCACATGACCCTGACATGTCACACAAAGCTTAGCCTCCTCAGGCTGACCACGGTACTGCAGTTTGCCTTCTACCAAGATGGACGGAATATTCAGGAGTTCGGCTCATCCAATAACTATGATATTCCATCTGCAACACTGAAGGATTCTGGGGATTATAAGTGTGAAGTCAAGACATCTAACCCCATAATGAAGAAGATGAGTGCAGCATTCACTATACAAGTGAGAAAGAATAGTGAGCACG ACAAAGGGACAAGTCACTTTGCTACAATAGTTTCTGTGATTTCACTGGTCTTCATCCTCGTCCTTGCTGGCGTGTATGGAACAAGAAATTTTCTACCTTATAACATCTACCAGCCCTTAAAAG CCGTATCTGAAGAGTCTGATGATAAAACTGAGAATATCTGTGTAGACCTGGACACAAGTAACAGATGGCAAG